CCGCTATCGCGGCATGGGATCTACGCAACTTTGTAGCTGCCGACCGTAACCACGATGCGAAGCGAGCCGCTCTTGATCTTGATCTTGATCTGCTTTTGATCTTAGGCGCCCCGTCAAACCACGCTGGCCGTAATCCGACCTGGATTTGGGGGGTAAACCGGCAGGGATGCCGGTTTAGCCGCCCCGCGCCATGGATGGCGCGTGGCGGCGGCCCCCCAAATCCAGGTCGGATTACGGGCACACCGAGCCTAAGCGAGGTGCCGAGTGGTGGGGCAAGAGCGTTTTGCTTACTTTTGCGCTTTTCAAAAGTGAGCCGCTGTAAGAGCGGAACCAATAGCAGCCGTTACCCAGATAACGGATATGTACTCGGTCTAATCCAGCACCCTGGTCGGCCCTGAGGCCGCCATCGGGGGCAAGTCGAATCGTCGCACCGCCCCTCCCACATTTGGATCGCGGGGCATCCGTTGGTTAGCGGTCGGCTGTCAGACCGCCATCGAAGCCCCCACCTTTAATCTGCACACGGACAATCATTCACCGCCCGCGAAAATCCCCTGCACTCAAACCAAACCGCCCCATCTTGTTGTACAGCCCACCCCGCGACACGTTGAGTTGCCGAGCCGCCAGGCGGATATTGCCGCCCGTGTTTTTCAGCGCAGCGACGATGGCGTGCAGTTCATGGCTGCTCAGATCCTGCGCGGGCTGGGGCTGGTAAAAGCGCAGCGCTGCCCTTTGCTGAGTTTCCAGCGGCAAGTCAGCCGGCTGGATCAACTCGCCCATCGCCAGGTTGGTCGCCCGTTCAATGGCGTTTTCCAATTCACGCACATTGCCCGGCCAACCATGGGCTGACAGCAGGGCCAATGCATCCGGCGAGAAACCCTGCACCGGTTTACGCAACGAACGCGCACAGCGCTGCAGGAAATGCCGTGCCAACAGCGGGATATCCTCGCGGCGCATACGCAAGGGTGGCACCGTGAGGTTCAACACATTGAGGCGGTAGTAAAGATCCTCACGAAACGCGCCTTCGGCCACTGCCTGGCTCAAGTTGCGATGGGTAGCGGTGATGATGCGCACGTCCACGGGCCGCGAATTTTTCGCACCTACGCGGGTGATTTCGCCTTCCTGCAAGACCCGCAACAGGCTGACCTGGGCATCGAAGGACATGTCGCCAATTTCATCCAGGAAGATGGTGCCGCCATCGGCCAATTCAAACTTGCCCGCCGACCCACCTCGCGCCGAGCCGGTGAACGCGCCTTCGACATGGCCAAACAGTTCGCTCTGCACCAAGTCCCGGGGGATGGCGCCGCAGTTGACCGCCACGAACGGGCCGTTGCAACGCTCGCTGGCATTATGAATGGCCTGGGCGAACAGCTCCTTGCCAGTGCCGCTTTCGCCGAGGATCAAGGTGGTGGCGTCACCGCGACTGGCAATGCGCCCCAGGTGCAGCGCGTCCTGGATCGCCCGCGAGGAGCCCTGGATGGTGTCGAAGGTATAGCAGGCCTGGGTGCCGACAATGCGTCGGGTGATTTCGCGGATGCGGCGGTTTTCGCGCACTGACACAATCACCCCACCCTGCTCCAGCGGGCATACCGAAACCAGGCACGCAAGCGGGCTGCGGTCGCGCAGCTCAAAGGTGCAGTCAAGGTCGCGCACCGGCTCACCCAGCGCGTCGCTCAACTCATTGCACCCCAGGCGCTGGAACGGACTGCCGAGCAGTTCCAGCCCCACCCCGAACAACTGCCGCGCATAGCGGTTGAGCGCCTTGATGCAGCCATGCTCATCCAGCACCACCAAGCCTTCGTTCAGCACTTCGAGCACCGCTTGTTGTTCTTCCAGCAACACCTGCAGCGCCATCTGCCGCGACACCGCTTCGGCTGCCGCCTGGACGGTACCCAGAGTATGGAAATGAAACCAGCCGGGCTCGGCGGTCAGCGTGAGCATCGCCAGTGTCTGGCCCTGAGCATCCTTGATCGGCGCAGCGGCGCAGTGCATGCGGCGCTGGCGCAGGGCGCCGGCGAAATTCTCCTCGGCCAATACGTACACCAGGCGATCTTCGGCCAGGGCCAGGCCGGTGCAGTT
This genomic stretch from Pseudomonas synxantha BG33R harbors:
- a CDS encoding sigma-54 interaction domain-containing protein, with product MTLTFSGQDLDYLTALGPAALNDGPVAALEQGWRACLSGQVERPAGVRQVIWDSWRRSIEAGIDPDDSHYRFVAAQTLAATLANHRALIAAAAQVMHGLLAYNPRGHINLTDAEGTTLYFCGLDITPVGSRLLESVQGTNCTGLALAEDRLVYVLAEENFAGALRQRRMHCAAAPIKDAQGQTLAMLTLTAEPGWFHFHTLGTVQAAAEAVSRQMALQVLLEEQQAVLEVLNEGLVVLDEHGCIKALNRYARQLFGVGLELLGSPFQRLGCNELSDALGEPVRDLDCTFELRDRSPLACLVSVCPLEQGGVIVSVRENRRIREITRRIVGTQACYTFDTIQGSSRAIQDALHLGRIASRGDATTLILGESGTGKELFAQAIHNASERCNGPFVAVNCGAIPRDLVQSELFGHVEGAFTGSARGGSAGKFELADGGTIFLDEIGDMSFDAQVSLLRVLQEGEITRVGAKNSRPVDVRIITATHRNLSQAVAEGAFREDLYYRLNVLNLTVPPLRMRREDIPLLARHFLQRCARSLRKPVQGFSPDALALLSAHGWPGNVRELENAIERATNLAMGELIQPADLPLETQQRAALRFYQPQPAQDLSSHELHAIVAALKNTGGNIRLAARQLNVSRGGLYNKMGRFGLSAGDFRGR